Proteins from one Impatiens glandulifera chromosome 2, dImpGla2.1, whole genome shotgun sequence genomic window:
- the LOC124924406 gene encoding E3 ubiquitin-protein ligase APD3-like codes for MLISIPPKSTSLQFLSLNFSLTHTNTHTQNMYRPMLETAPFITSVQPIRWQDSLARLLVPLLLLISVCGILKYGYFEDCRVLMGPGSSRLIKTNSLFLREMEVRDRDKKGVLVYRFSDKPRLSLQKNWNLSKSLNLPVNGEKGFFLWLNKGSRVHIRLEGRTSITSFDQMRISLIKGNKIFV; via the exons ATGCTGATTTCAATTCCACCCAAATCAACCAGTCTtcaatttctctctctcaatttctctctcacacacacaaacacacacacacaaaacATGTATCGTCCAATGTTGGAAACGGCACCATTCATAACCAGTGTTCAACCAATTCGATGGCAGGATTCATTAGCTCGATTACTTGTTCCCTTACTTCTCTTGATTTCAG TTTGTGGAATTCTAAAGTATGGCTACTTTGAAGACTGTCGAGTCTTAATGGGACCCGGGTCGTCTCGTTTGATCAAAACAAACTCTCTGTTTTTGAGAGAAATGGAAGTTAGAGACAGAGATAAGAAAGGAGTTCTTGTTTACAGATTCTCTGATAAACCTCGGCTGAGTTTGCAGAAGAATTGGAACTTATCGAAATCCTTAAATCTTCCTGTTAATGGTGAAAAG GGGTTTTTCTTGTGGTTGAACAAAGGATCAAGGGTTCATATCAGATTGGAAGGGAGAACTAGTATTACCAGCTTTGATCAGATGAgaatttccttaattaaaggtaataaaatatttgtataa
- the LOC124927667 gene encoding E3 ubiquitin-protein ligase APD3-like — MKPTSPVFNATHLYESTRHGMKSEYCIEEDDIYYVTIANLNTINTISTTISINVASKMYDITKADRTCDSSSSGSCRFHLGFAFPTNKFFVLVSPSPYDGGDDDDGWYVELSFIARLVTYIAILGFVVIVALLILRYFGACNLETDEENYNVHTTSASVSTEVDPLIPDKTYRVPYGTRVEDEDDDEGSSSSGEDLYDGKICVICYDMMRNCFFVPCGHCATCHNCALRIMEGETRVCPICRRLIHKVRKLLIP; from the exons ATGAAGCCAACAAGTCCTGTCTTTAATGCAACTCATCTTTATGAGTCAACAAGACATG GTATGAAATCCGAGTATTGTATAGAAGAAGACGATATCTATTATGTTACTATCGCAAACTTGAACACAATCAACACTATTAGCACAACAATATCCATAAACGTCGCATCCAAAATGTACGATATCACGAAAGCAGATAGAACTTGTGATTCATCGTCTAGCGGATCATGTCGATTTCATCTCGGTTTTGCTTTCCCCACCAACAAATTCTTTGTCCTTGTATCCCCATCCCCATATGAT GGCGGTGACGACGACGACGGTTGGTATGTTGAGCTCTCTTTCATTGCTCGGCTTGTAACCTACATAGCCATTCTAG gatttGTCGTGATTGTTGCTTTGTTAATACTAAGATATTTTGGAGCTTGCAATTTAGAGACGGATGAGGAAAATTATAATGTGCATACAACTTCGGCAAGTGTATCAACGGAGGTGGATCCTTTGATTCCAGATAAGACTTATAGGGTACCCTACGGGACAAGAGTagaggatgaagatgatgacGAAGGATCGTCTAGTTCTGGGGAGGACTTGTATGATGGGAAGATTTGTGTGATTTGTTACGATATGATGCGCAATTGCTTCTTCGTGCCTTGTGGGCATTGTGCAACATGTCATAATTGTGCATTGAG GATCATGGAAGGGGAGACAAGGGTATGTCCAATTTGTAGAAGGTTGATTCACAAAGTAAGGAAGTTGTTAATTCCTTAG